A stretch of Comamonadaceae bacterium M7527 DNA encodes these proteins:
- a CDS encoding restriction endonuclease, translated as MALWLVRGGSYGEHESKFIDENKVCLTWAEFVASDLTRMPDNDRIKQRFTQFFPNESIHKLANWSAQVGAFILAMKEGDWVVMPRKNKATIAIGEIKSKCKFDASAANDYRHYREIKWLDTEIPRSNFDQDLLYSLGAFLTICEIKRNDAEARVRAMAQNGWHVPSVGTTKAKVEVPSDGNTATAAASDDVGVDLEQLAKDAIAKLIIQKFKGHGMARLVDAILRAQGFTTCLSPEGPDKGIDILAGSGAFGFNDPKICVQVKSGDTPADHPEFTHLIGAMQSVQAEYGLFVSWSDFKQSVNKEEAAKFFKVRLWTQNDLIDQLLANYDKLDQNIRAEIPLKRIWLVANADD; from the coding sequence ATGGCACTTTGGCTTGTACGTGGCGGAAGCTACGGAGAACACGAATCAAAATTCATAGACGAAAACAAGGTCTGCTTAACCTGGGCAGAATTCGTGGCCTCTGATTTAACGCGTATGCCGGATAACGACAGGATCAAGCAGCGTTTCACGCAGTTTTTCCCCAATGAGTCAATCCACAAGCTAGCCAACTGGTCGGCGCAAGTAGGGGCATTTATCCTTGCGATGAAAGAGGGTGATTGGGTGGTTATGCCCCGCAAAAATAAGGCAACCATTGCGATTGGTGAAATCAAAAGCAAGTGCAAGTTCGATGCCAGTGCTGCCAATGACTACAGACACTACCGGGAAATCAAGTGGCTAGACACCGAAATCCCGCGCAGCAACTTTGACCAGGACTTGCTGTATTCGCTTGGTGCGTTCCTGACTATCTGTGAGATCAAGCGTAACGACGCCGAAGCCCGTGTTCGTGCGATGGCGCAGAACGGCTGGCATGTTCCGTCTGTTGGCACCACCAAAGCCAAGGTCGAAGTTCCTTCTGACGGTAACACTGCAACGGCTGCGGCTAGTGACGATGTTGGCGTTGATTTGGAGCAGCTTGCAAAAGATGCTATAGCCAAGCTCATCATCCAGAAGTTCAAGGGCCACGGAATGGCCCGACTGGTTGACGCGATTCTTCGAGCACAGGGCTTTACAACCTGCCTTAGCCCAGAAGGCCCCGACAAAGGCATCGACATACTGGCTGGCAGTGGTGCATTTGGCTTCAACGATCCGAAGATCTGTGTGCAAGTTAAATCGGGTGACACACCTGCAGATCATCCTGAGTTCACACACCTGATTGGTGCCATGCAGAGTGTGCAAGCTGAATATGGCCTGTTCGTCTCTTGGTCTGACTTCAAGCAATCAGTGAACAAGGAAGAAGCCGCCAAGTTCTTCAAGGTACGTCTATGGACCCAGAACGACCTGATCGATCAGTTGCTGGCGAACTACGACAAGCTAGATCAAAACATTCGAGCAGAAATCCCCTTAAAACGCATTTGGCTTGTAGCGAACGCCGACGATTGA